One part of the Oncorhynchus masou masou isolate Uvic2021 unplaced genomic scaffold, UVic_Omas_1.1 unplaced_scaffold_5681, whole genome shotgun sequence genome encodes these proteins:
- the LOC135536187 gene encoding acidic leucine-rich nuclear phosphoprotein 32 family member B-like — KWDEKLKIIAEGYAVKCIWEHNPDLEELNMGENLFVSNGLFDPNIAMEEVWVMMMMMMMMRIVMVMMEMMMAIMVVMMVVMVMMVVMMDDDDYDDGDDGDDGGDDDGDAVGDDDGEDGDDDGDDGSDDDDDDVDDGGDGNDGGDEVGDDDGVDGEDGDDGGDDDGDDGDDDDVSDGNDDDGGDDDGDDGHGDDDGNDGDDDGDDGGHGGHGDGDDDDDDEDINTRLLGMFQMVWADSHSVGCAVHRCDTMEGLSFEKATFLVCNYYPAGNFNDEKPYEEGEWCSKCPDNLPRCDQNLCGRNSAHVNHTTLPTTPPACPLSCPSNVFYLTIYLHCLGKHISSSPT; from the exons GAACCTGTTTGTGTCCAACGGACTCTTTGACCCCAACATTGCCATGGAGGAAGTG tgggtgatgatgatgatgatgatgatgatgaggatagtgatggtgatgatggagatgatgatgGCGataatggtggtgatgatggtggtgatggtgatgatggtggtgatgatg gatgatgatgattatgatgatggtgatgatggtgatgatggtggtgatgatgatggtgatgcgGTTGGCGATGATGATGGTGAGGATGGGgatgatgatggggatgatggtagtgatgatgatgatgatgacgtgGATGATGGTGGTGAcggtaatgatggtggtgatgaggttggtgatgatgatggtgttgatggtgaggatggtgatgatggtggtgatgatgatggtgatgatggtgatgatgatgatgttagtgatggtaatgatgatgatggtggggatgatgatggtgatgatggtcatggtgatgatgatggtaatgatggtgatgatgatggtgatgatggtggtcatggtggtcatggtgatggtgatgatgatgatgatgatgaagacatCAATACAAGACTGCTGGGGATGTTTCAGATGGTGTGGGCGGACTCTCACTCAGTGGGCTGTGCTGTTCATCGCTGTGACACCATGGAGGGGCTGTCCTTTGAGAAAGCCACCTTCCTAGTCTGCAATTATTACCCAGC AGGTAACTTTAATGATGAGAAACCATATGAGGAAGGTGAATGGTGCTCTAAGTGTCCAGACAACCTGCCGCGATGTGACCAGAACCTCTGTGGTAGGAATTCAGCACATGTCAATCACACAACACTGCCCACAACTCCGCCTGCCtgccccctctcctgtccctcaaaTGTATTTTACCTCACTATCTACCTCCATTGTCTTGGAAAACACATCTCATCCTCTCCAACCTGA